From Dreissena polymorpha isolate Duluth1 chromosome 15, UMN_Dpol_1.0, whole genome shotgun sequence, a single genomic window includes:
- the LOC127861201 gene encoding uncharacterized protein LOC127861201: MLYARNVALDVEPAFYDVRGQKFPLVVDTRLKYVKRASSCFEKTLFHATSGTLFAKLTGIDVNVDYVTRKPTPYPDWFRRKIISDIDAAKVEYTIPTKPQVGVFTSHHIIRLSDTDENRHTNYCTYSRVCLDSLCENITAGNYGSGLDAYNLALRTMEVTFKKESKLGDVITVTSWQDAHNRDTFYFEISNLTGDVITTSMMRFYGSKHYAQSKM, from the coding sequence ATGTTGTACGCCCGTAACGTCGCCCTAGACGTGGAGCCCGCGTTTTACGACGTTCGAGGCCAGAAGTTCCCCTTGGTCGTTGACACCCGACTTAAGTACGTCAAACGAGCATCGTCTTGTTTCGAGAAGACACTTTTTCACGCGACGTCGGGCACGCTGTTCGCGAAACTCACCGGTATTGACGTCAACGTCGATTACGTCACACGAAAACCGACGCCGTATCCGGATTGGTTTCGAAGAAAAATAATCTCGGATATTGATGCTGCCAAGGTAGAATACACCATACCAACAAAGCCTCAAGTTGGCGTATTTACGTCACATCATATAATTCGTTTGAGCGACACGGATGAAAACCGGCATACAAATTACTGTACTTATTCTCGAGTTTGCCTCGATTCGCTGTGTGAAAACATTACTGCAGGGAATTACGGAAGTGGTTTGGACGCATATAACCTTGCCTTACGGACGATGGAAGTGACATTTAAGAAGGAAAGTAAGTTAGGTGACGTCATAACCGTGACGTCATGGCAGGACGCGCACAATAGGGACACGTTTTACTTCGAGATTTCCAACTTAACCGGTGACGTCATCACGACGTCTATGATGAGATTTTATGGAAGCAAACATTATGCACAGTCTAAAATGTGA